In one Gossypium hirsutum isolate 1008001.06 chromosome D09, Gossypium_hirsutum_v2.1, whole genome shotgun sequence genomic region, the following are encoded:
- the LOC107941231 gene encoding LRR receptor-like serine/threonine-protein kinase ER2 produces MASPVCFTTLVLSHVLISFVVAIVPTLGTGSTRLDTISSLEMESEALLRTGWWSWHSNDTSKRCTWPGILCDNARSITRIYLYHNYLTGQLPQSLGKLTRLKELNLSGNSFEGSIPLDWGNLKSLKQLDLSNNQILGPIPSTLGNLTNLKMLNLSKNQISGPIPSTLGKLTNLKQLDLSFNQITGAIPPTLGRLTNLKFLYFTSNQISGFIPSELQNMKSLVKLYLNENMLEGPIPYEIGNMKNLVALDLSKNRLNGLIHSSISYLSRLRYLYLDSNFLEGPLLQVVENLNDLRCLNLSNNQLIGPIPSQIGDCSILQELSLSNNQIIGSIPFEVLVCPSHILDISHNFNEGEIPHQFGIMVNISILDLSHNKLRGMIPKSLRPKEKVNLSYNFLEGPIPHYLSGFPPDSFRGNKHLCGKISGFFLCPSTPSNRVIMLKVGLQCNMEPEACYCRDQQLSSSAHFTWCARMVFGPNEATDIAVLFCCNLVQFNCN; encoded by the coding sequence ATGGCCTCACCCGTTTGTTTCACTACCCTTGTCCTTTCTCATGTTTTGATTTCATTCGTGGTTGCCATTGTTCCAACTTTGGGTACTGGTTCAACCAGATTGGACACAATATCCTCCCTAGAAATGGAATCCGAAGCTCTCCTCCGCACTGGTTGGTGGAGTTGGCACAGCAATGACACTTCGAAACGTTGCACCTGGCCAGGTATTTTATGTGATAATGCTCGAAGCATCACAAGAATTTATCTTTATCACAATTATCTAACGGGTCAGCTACCTCAATCCCTTGGAAAACTTACACGTTTAAAAGAACTCAACCTTTCTGGTAACTCTTTTGAAGGTTCTATCCCCCTAGATTGGGGAAACTTGAAGAGTTTGAAACAGTTGGACCTatccaataaccaaattcttGGTCCTATTCCTTCTACCTTGGGCAACTTAACCAATTTAAAAATGTTGAACCTATCCAAAAACCAAATTAGTGGTCCTATCCCTTCTACCTTGggcaaattaaccaatttaaaacaGTTGGACTTATCCTTTAATCAAATCACTGGGGCAATTCCTCCAACTTTGGGTCGCTTAaccaatttgaaatttttgtacTTCACTTCAAACCAAATTAGTGGTTTCATTCCATCTGAATTACAAAACATGAAGAGTTTGGTTAAATTATATCTCAATGAAAACATGCTAGAAGGCCCAATCCCTTATGAAATTGGAAACATGAAGAATTTGGTTGCATTGGATCTAAGTAAAAACAGGCTCAATGGTTTGATCCATTCATCAATATCTTATTTGTCTAGATTGAGATATTTGTACCTTGATTCGAATTTTTTAGAAGGTCCCTTACTACAAGTAGTGGAGAATTTGAATGATTTAAGATGCCTTAACCTCTCCAATAACCAATTGATTGGACCTATTCCATCTCAAATTGGGGATTGCTCAATTTTACAAGAATTGTCTTTGAGTAACAATCAAATAATTGGAAGCATTCCCTTTGAAGTTTTAGTCTGTCCATCTCATATTCTTGATATAAGTCATAACTTCAACGAGGGAGAAATACCACATCAATTTGGTATCATGGTTAACATAAGCATTTTGGATCTTAGCCACAACAAGCTAAGGGGCATGATTCCTAAATCCTTAAGGCCTAAGGAAAAGGTCAATTTGTCCTATAACTTCCTGGAGGGTCCTATTCCACATTACTTGAGTGGTTTTCCCCCTGACTCATTTCGGGGAAACAAGCACTTATGTGGAAAGATATCAGGTTTCTTTCTTTGCCCTTCTACACCAAGCAACAGGGTAATAATGTTGAAAgttggactgcaatgcaacatggagccagaagcatgctactgtcgagaccagcagctatcgagctcagctcatTTTACTTGGTGCGCACGAATGGTTTTTGGACCAAATGAAGCAACTGACATTGCTGTTTTGTTTTGTTGTAATTTAGTTCAGTTTAATTGCAACTAG